A window from Centropristis striata isolate RG_2023a ecotype Rhode Island chromosome 4, C.striata_1.0, whole genome shotgun sequence encodes these proteins:
- the pgr gene encoding progesterone receptor: protein MENKVNGRMSTISTSIADSTNTKVSDLIDVGYINNKLSNESQTLTSLSSSVRNFGNAGIAFHGVNSNSDGAVFKDYAILDGSLAGKHFYDRGSDYLKCDTVQWGDFARVQRTNVPTSEILSSASLSLSSTTAACKYIKDEKEPSVIMDTPSFDPSAEIPALDTCCDTDRKQQLGLSDGESTSFTPPAACPRPGLEGSPNFLIDLNQPEPLPALSQVRTDSRSGLTGKAVVSFDANTHTSQQLMPRWQMQTSPAEPQYWCQSAGLTEEQFTHSGYEGIQSQALTPRNHSPFSAFPGMPPQRQCVICGDEASGCHYGVLTCGSCKVFFKRAVEGHHSYLCAGRNDCIVDKIRRKNCPACRLRKCYQAGMMLGGRKLKRFGALKAFGLAPSLMFQSHLAMSSDNQALTSMSCIPAIREIHLSHQILSILENIEPEVVYSGYDSSQSDVPHLLLNSLNRLCEKQLLWIVKWSKSLPGFRNLHINDQMTLIQYSWMNLMVFSLGWRSYQNVTSEFLYFAPDLVLSQDQMRRSPIYDLCLAIQFIPQEFTNLQVTREEFLCMKAIILLSTVPLEGLRSQAAFEDMRQSYIRELTKAIHMREKGLVASSQRFYHLTKLMDAMHDIVKKVNLYCLSTFIQADAMRVEFPEMMSEVIASQLPKVLAGMVRPLIFHSK from the exons ATGGAAAATAAAGTAAACGGAAGGATGAGCACCATCAGTACTTCCATCGCTGATTCCACCAATACAAAAGTAAGTGACTTGATTGACGTTGGGTACATTAATAATAAGCTATCTAACGAGTCACAGACCCTAACTAGCCTGTCCTCCTCCGTGCGTAATTTTGGAAACGCTGGCATAGCTTTCCACGGTGTCAATTCAAACAGCGACGGCGCAGTTTTCAAAGACTATGCCATACTCGATGGTTCACTTGCTGGGAAACACTTTTATGACCGTGGCAGTGACTATCTGAAGTGTGACACTGTGCAGTGGGGAGATTTTGCAAGAGTTCAGAGAACGAATGTGCCCACATCCGAAATTTTGTCAAGCGCAAGTTTAAGCCTGTCCTCCACAACCGCAGCGTGTAAGTACATCAAAGATGAGAAGGAGCCTTCTGTGATCATGGACACCCCCAGCTTTGATCCGTCAGCGGAGATACCTGCTCTGGACACCTGCTGTGACACGGACAGGAAGCAGCAGCTGGGGCTTAGTGACGGGGAGTCCACCAGCTTCACGCCGCCTGCTGCGTGTCCTCGGCCGGGGCTGGAGGGCTCTCCAAACTTTCTGATCGACCTGAACCAGCCAGAGCCGCTTCCGGCGCTCAGCCAGGTGAGGACTGACTCCAGGTCCGGTTTGACCGGGAAGGCTGTGGTCAGCTTTGATGCCAACACGCACACAAGTCAACAACTGATGCCCCGGTGGCAGATGCAGACGTCTCCGGCTGAGCCCCAGTACTGGTGCCAGTCCGCAGGGTTGACCGAGGAGCAGTTCACACACAGCGGCTATGAAGGGATCCAAAGCCAGGCCCTGACTCCGAGGAACCACTCACCTTTCTCCGCTTTCCCAGG tATGCCACCACAGAGACAGTGTGTGATCTGTGGTGATGAGGCGTCTGGTTGCCACTATGGAGTCTTAACCTGCGGGAGCTGtaaagtcttttttaaaagagcAGTCGAAG GCCATCACAGCTATCTCTGCGCTGGGCGAAATGACTGCATTGTGGACAAAATTCGGAGGAAAAATTGCCCTGCGTGTCGCCTCCGAAAGTGCTATCAGGCTGGGATGATGCTCGGAG GCAGGAAGCTGAAGCGCTTCGGGGCCTTGAAAGCCTTTGGTTTGGCCCCGTCCCTGATGTTCCAGTCCCACTTGGCCATGTCCAGTGACAATCAGGCCTTGACCTCTATGTCTTGCATACCAGCCATCCGTGAGATTCACCTCTCCCACCAGATCCTCAGCATCCTGGAAAACATCGAACCAGAGGTGGTGTACTCTGGTTACGACAGCAGCCAGTCCGATGTCCCGCATCTTCTCCTCAACAGCCTCAACAGGCTGTGTGAGAAACAGCTGCTGTGGATCGTCAAGTGGTCCAAGTCTTTGCCAG gGTTCCGAAATCTACACATCAACGATCAGATGACCCTCATCCAGTACTCGTGGATGAACCTGATGGTCTTCTCTCTGGGCTGGCGCTCCTATCAGAATGTCACCAGTGAATTTTTATACTTTGCACCTGACCTGGTTCTCAGTCA GGATCAAATGAGGAGATCTCCGATTTACGACCTCTGCCTGGCGATTCAGTTCATCCCTCAGGAGTTCACAAACCTCCAAGTTACCCGCGAGGAGTTTCTCTGCATGAAAGCCATTATATTACTCAGCACAG TGCCTCTTGAGGGACTCAGAAGTCAGGCAGCATTTGAAGACATGAGACAAAGCTACATCCGGGAGCTGACCAAGGCCATCCACATGAGGGAGAAGGGCTTGGTGGCCAGCTCGCAGCGGTTCTACCACCTCACCAAGCTGATGGACGCCATGCACGAT ATAGTGAAAAAGGTCAACTTGTACTGTCTGAGCACCTTCATCCAGGCCGACGCCATGAGAGTGGAGTTCCCAGagatgatgtcagaggtcattGCCTCCCAGCTTCCCAAGGTCCTGGCAGGCATGGTGAGGCCTCTCATATTCCACAGCAAGTGA